Proteins from a genomic interval of Arachis hypogaea cultivar Tifrunner chromosome 10, arahy.Tifrunner.gnm2.J5K5, whole genome shotgun sequence:
- the LOC140175554 gene encoding uncharacterized protein has translation MREFFAFRIQKIADGSPLLYSRRLFQQFLVDGYSMIESSRLNYIRSDQEKLRCEMYKGVKEAVLNGETTPSSCGKRIILPSSFTGGPRYMIQNYQDAMAICKVVGYPDLFITFTCNPKWPEVEDFLNNRELNPQDRPDIICRVFKAKLDTLIKDVRANKVFGRVAADIDKIISAEIPDKKIDPEYFDAVEKHMMHGPCGVARKDSPCMENSKCIRHFPKKFVENTTIDDDGYPVYRRREDGKTINKSGVDLDNRHDRVTASFYKSAADKENMDDYDEVSMYYDCRYISPCEAAWRIFGYNIHYRDPSVVRLGFHLPDEQNLIFKDNEKLDDVIREASVKESMFLGWFQANKIYSEARSLTFAEFPTHFVWKAKERVWLPRKSHAVIGRIFFVPPGSGERYYLRLLLNCVRGPTCYEDIRTIDGVVYSSFKDACYARGLLDDDKEYVEAIVEASYWAQRRLLDNQGKTFVWKTLASALRSRSHIVLTVASSGIASLLLPGGRTAHSRFAIPLNIDEFSTCNIKQGSALAELLIKTKLIIWDEAPMVNRFCIEALDRTMRDILRFNNKDSLEQPFGGKTIVFGGDFRQILPVIPKGSRQEIVNATINSSYLWDDCKLLTLSKNMRLKSSDLNSSHLS, from the exons ATGAGAGAATTTTTTGCTTTTCGTATACAGAAGATAGCCGACGGATCTCCACTGTTATACTCAAGAAGACTCTTTCAACAGTTTTTGGTTGATGGGTACTCCATGATTGAGTCATCAAGGCTAAACTACATACGCAGTGACCAAGAGAAATTAAGGTGTGAGATGTACAAGGGAGTAAAGGAAGCAGTACTGAATGGAGAAACAACGCCGTCATCATGTGGCAAGCGTATAATATTGCCTTCGTCATTCACAGGTGGACCAAGATACATGATACAAAACTATCAGGATGCAATGGCAATATGTAAGGTTGTTGGTTATCCAGACCTCTTCATAACCTTCACGTGCAATCCGAAGTGGCCTGAGGTTGAAGACTTTTTGAACAATAGAGAGCTGAATCCACAAGATCGACCCGACATTATTTGTAGGGTTTTCAAGGCAAAATTAGATACACTAATTAAAGATGTACGAGCAAACAAAGTTTTTGGTAGAGTTGCTGCAG ATATTGATAAGATTATATCAGCTGAGATACCCGATAAAAAGATAGACCCGGAATACTTTGATGCAGTCGAAAAGCACATGATGCACGGTCCATGTGGAGTGGCAAGGAAAGATTCACCATGTATGGAAAATTCTAAATGCATTCGACACTTCCCTAAGAAGTTTGTTGAGAATACTACTATCGACGATGATGGGTACCCGGTATACCGACGAAGAGAAGATGGAAAGACTATCAACAAATCAGGAGTCGATCTTGACAATC GTCATGACCGTGTAACGGCTTCATTTTATAAAAGTGCTGCAGACAAAGAGAACATGGATGACTATGATGAAGTCAGTATGTACTATGATTGCAGGTATATTTCTCCGTGTGAAGCTGCTTGGAGGATCTTTGGTTACAACATACACTACAGGGATCCCTCGGTTGTTCGTCTAGGATTTCACTTACCCGATGAACAAAACTTGATCTTTAAAGATAATGAAAAGCTCGATGATGTGATCCGAGAAGCATCTGTTAAGGAGTCTATGTTTCTCGGTTGGTTTCAAGCCAACAAGATCTACTCAGAAGCAAGGTCGCTCACTTTTGCAGAATTTCCTACACATTTTGTGTGGAAGGCAAAGGAAAGGGTGTGGTTGCCTCGGAAGAGCCATGCTGTAATTGGAAGAATCTTCTTTGTGCCTCCTGGATCTGGTGAGAGATATTACCTAAGGCTACTACTCAATTGCGTTAGGGGACCAACTTGCTATGAAGACATTCGAACTATAGACGGTGTTGTATACTCATCATTCAAAGATGCATGTTATGCACGTGGTCTTTTAGATGATGATAAGGAATATGTTGAAGCAATAGTGGAAGCAAGTTATTGGGCTCAG AGGAGACTACTCGATAATCAAG GAAAAACATTTGTTTGGAAGACACTAGCTTCTGCATTGAGGTCTAGATCACATATTGTTCTAACAGTTGCATCTAGCGGGATAGCATCACTTTTGTTGCCTGGAGGCAGGACAGCTCACTCACGTTTCGCAATACCGCTTAACATAGATGAATTCTCAACATGCAATATTAAGCAAGGGAGTGCACTAGCTGAGCTTTTGATTAAGACAAAGTTGATAATTTGGGATGAGGCACCTATGGTAAATAGATTCTGTATTGAAGCTCTTGATAGGACCATGCGTGACATATTAAGGTTCAATAACAAAGATAGCTTGGAGCAGCCATTTGGAGGCAAGACAATTGTTTTTGGGGGAGATTTTCGCCAAATACTTCCAGTCATCCCGAAAGGGTCTAGGCAAGAAATAGTCAATGCCACTATCAACTCATCATACTTGTGGGATGACTGCAAGCTTTTGACACTTTCAAAGAACATGCGCTTAAAATCAAGTGATTTAAATTCAAGTCATCTGAGTTGA